Proteins from a single region of Sphingomonas sp.:
- a CDS encoding fatty acid desaturase, with protein sequence MNTSVVFDAREAEAVAATPRAARERIADDKAMLRAAAEMARDYAAHKPWIYWSDLLASVVVGYAALFIAVTARGWALGLAAGLVSALAIYRAVSFIHEISHMKTGAVPGFRLGWNLLVGIPLIIPSFMYEDVHVHHHARMKYGTIEDPEYLPLALMKPWSLPLFVVLAALAPIGLLLRYGVLAPLSMVFPPLRKAVIERYSGLVINPAYRRRMPTGRFRSEWLAMEAGACIWSIALIALVATGIIPLKAFVIALAIVSVATVINQVRTLVAHLWENEGEAMTVTAQYLDSVNVPPPALLPALWAPVGLRYHALHHLLPSVPYHNLGAAHRRITATLEAGSPYHKASYAGLPGLVGQLARSTMMKR encoded by the coding sequence ATGAACACCAGTGTTGTTTTCGATGCGCGCGAAGCGGAGGCCGTTGCCGCGACGCCGCGCGCCGCGCGTGAGCGGATCGCCGACGACAAGGCGATGCTTCGCGCCGCCGCCGAGATGGCGCGCGACTATGCCGCGCATAAGCCGTGGATCTATTGGAGCGATCTGCTCGCTTCGGTGGTGGTGGGCTATGCCGCTTTGTTCATCGCGGTGACCGCACGGGGCTGGGCGCTCGGCCTCGCCGCCGGTCTGGTTTCGGCGCTGGCGATCTATCGCGCCGTCAGCTTCATCCACGAAATCTCGCATATGAAGACCGGCGCAGTCCCGGGCTTCCGCCTGGGCTGGAACCTGCTCGTCGGCATTCCGCTGATCATCCCGTCGTTCATGTACGAGGACGTCCACGTCCATCACCATGCCCGCATGAAATATGGCACGATCGAGGATCCCGAATATCTGCCGCTGGCGCTTATGAAGCCGTGGTCGCTGCCGTTGTTCGTGGTGCTTGCGGCGCTTGCGCCGATCGGCTTGCTGCTGCGCTATGGCGTGCTGGCACCGCTCTCGATGGTGTTCCCGCCGCTGCGCAAGGCCGTGATCGAGCGCTATTCGGGGCTGGTCATCAATCCGGCCTATCGCCGCCGCATGCCCACCGGCCGTTTCCGCAGCGAATGGCTGGCGATGGAAGCGGGCGCCTGCATCTGGTCGATCGCGCTGATCGCGCTGGTCGCCACCGGCATCATCCCGCTCAAGGCCTTTGTGATCGCCCTCGCGATCGTCTCGGTCGCAACCGTCATCAACCAGGTCCGCACGCTGGTGGCGCATCTCTGGGAGAATGAGGGTGAGGCGATGACCGTCACCGCCCAATATCTCGACAGCGTCAATGTGCCGCCGCCCGCGCTGCTGCCGGCGCTGTGGGCCCCGGTCGGCCTGCGCTACCACGCGCTCCATCACTTGTTGCCTAGCGTGCCCTATCACAATCTCGGCGCCGCCCACCGCCGCATCACCGCCACGCTGGAGGCCGGTTCGCCCTATCACAAGGCGAGCTATGCGGGATTGCCGGGGCTGGTCGGCCAGCTGGCGCGCTCGACGATGATGAAGCGCTGA